AAATATGGATATTTATTTTTCCATACATCTTGACTATTTTCTGTCATTCCACCCGAACTACTATGAAACAAAGCATTTATCAATTTATTTTTATACGTCAAGACCAAAGATCTTGTACTTTTAACTGCTCTGATAGTTTTATAAGTTCTTGACTCCAATCCATTATAAACTTGATTTCTCTGCGTGGAATCGATATCAAATAGATTATTTCCCTTTTGCTTTAAAGCATAAGTTCTAGAGGCAATTGCTTGTGCTTTCAATGCTTCCATAGGCCATTTTATTGGCATCTCTGAACCCACCACACTACTTAAGTATTTTTCAATTCCTAAAACATTAACTACCAATATTTCAGAATCAAGTATAAAGAGATCAATTTTACCAGAAAATCTTTTCTGACCTACCCAGATACCTCTTCCATCAGAAGATCTGACTTGAAATTGTTGATTACTTTTTAAATCATATATTTTTTGTTTGTTCTTATCAAAATATAAAATTTTTCTATTTTTCTCATTTTTCAAAGTTAAGCCTTTTATTTTCTTATTTGAAAAAATTTTTCCGTCTATTGTTAATGGAATTAATTTATCTGATCTAATCCTTATGTTGTTATTTTTTGATATCAAAACTCTAATTATTGGCTCTCTCGAAGCAAAAACAGTTTCACTTTGAAAAACACAAAAAAATAAAATACTTATTAGAAAACATTTACTATAATTTTTTTTTAATTTAAGTATCACTTTGTTTAAAAAAGAAATTCTTAATTTGCCTAAGTTTGACTAAAAGTCTAGATTTAATCTAGATATCAAAACAAAAATATCATAATAAGTGAATATCACCTTCTTAGGAACT
This window of the Prochlorococcus sp. MIT 1314 genome carries:
- a CDS encoding SpoIID/LytB domain-containing protein, encoding MILKLKKNYSKCFLISILFFCVFQSETVFASREPIIRVLISKNNNIRIRSDKLIPLTIDGKIFSNKKIKGLTLKNEKNRKILYFDKNKQKIYDLKSNQQFQVRSSDGRGIWVGQKRFSGKIDLFILDSEILVVNVLGIEKYLSSVVGSEMPIKWPMEALKAQAIASRTYALKQKGNNLFDIDSTQRNQVYNGLESRTYKTIRAVKSTRSLVLTYKNKLINALFHSSSGGMTENSQDVWKNKYPYLSSVKDFDKKNPKFRWQRKFSDKELTNLFPKIGGLKNIEILNITSTGRVKNVKLIGAYGSDQMSGVDLRKKLGLNSNFVRFKFFDEELNNKVPKKKGLIVFGQGSGHGVGMSQWGAKYMASKGQKAENILKYFYRGVQVKPFKKDYL